The following are encoded together in the Nomascus leucogenys isolate Asia unplaced genomic scaffold, Asia_NLE_v1 000599F_183625_qpd_obj, whole genome shotgun sequence genome:
- the LOC100587942 gene encoding LOW QUALITY PROTEIN: immunoglobulin lambda-like polypeptide 1 (The sequence of the model RefSeq protein was modified relative to this genomic sequence to represent the inferred CDS: inserted 1 base in 1 codon), whose translation MRPGTGQGGLEGPGEPGPNLRQRWPLLLLGLAVVTHGLLRPTAAPQSRALGPGXPGGSSRSSLRSRWGRFLLQRGSWTGPRCWPRGFQSKHNSVTHVFGSGTQLTVLTQPKAAPSVTLFPPSSEELQANKATLVCLMNDFYPGSLRVTWKADGTPITQGVEMTTPSKQSNSKYAASSYLSLTPEQWRSRRSYSCQVTHEGSTVEKTVAPAECS comes from the exons ATGAGGCCAGGGACAGGCCAGGGGGGCCTTGAGGGCCCTGGTGAGCCAGGCCCCAACCTCAGGCAGCGCtggcccctgctgctgctggGTCTGGCCGTGGTAACCCACGGCCTGCTGCGCCCAACAGCTGCACCGcagagcagggccctgggccctg gccctggaggaAGCAGCCGGTCCAGCCTGAGGAGCCGGTGGGGCAG GTTCCTGCTCCAGCGCGGCTCCTGGACTGGCCCCAGGTGCTGGCCCCGGGGGTTTCAATCCAAGCATAATTCAGTGACGCATGTGTTTGGCAGCGGGACCCAGCTCACTGTTTTAA CTCAGCCCAAGGCAGCCCCCTCGGTCACTCTGTTCCCGCCGTCCTCTGAGGAGCTCCAAGCCAACAAGGCCACACTGGTGTGTCTCATGAATGACTTCTATCCGGGAAGCTTGAGGGTGACCTGGAAGGCAGATGGTACCCCCATCACCCAGGGCGTGGAGATGACCACACCCTCCAAACAGAGCAACAGCAAGTATGCGGCCAGCAGCTACCTGAGCCTGACGCCCGAGCAGTGGAGGTCCCGCAGAAGCTACAGCTGCCAGGTCACGCACGAAGGGAGCACCGTGGAGAAGACAGTGGCCCCTGCAGAATGTTCATAG